A portion of the Cryptomeria japonica chromosome 5, Sugi_1.0, whole genome shotgun sequence genome contains these proteins:
- the LOC131875801 gene encoding uncharacterized protein LOC131875801: METVWVIIAIAAPHKWKVFQMDVKSTFFNGVLKEDVYGEKPPGYEVLGHEGKVYRLKKVCYGLKQAPRAWHNKTDSYLMSNGFGKSDGEPILYIKLANGKLIIVVLFMETPKDTHWQAGKRILRYVNGTKGYGILYNAVTDFRLIGYTYSDWARRLDDRKSTSGYVFHMGSSVISWASKKKPIIAISTVKAESKQQLADIFTKPLGRGTFERLRRNLGIVDLNFV, encoded by the exons ATGGAGACCGTATGGGTGATTATAGCTATTGCAGCCCcacacaaatggaaggtatttcaaatggatgtaaagtccaCCTTCTTTAATGGAGTGCTAAAAGAAGATGTTTATGGGGAGAAGCCACCTGGTTATGAAGTTTTGGGTCATGAAGGCAAGGTATATAGGCTGAAGAAGGTTtgttatggattgaagcaagctccacgGGCATGGCACAACAAGACTGACTCATATTTGATGAGCAATGGCTTTGGCAAAAGTGATGGTGAGCCCATTCTTTACATCAAGCTAGCTAATGGTAAGCTTATCAttgttgtctt ATTTATGGAGACTCCAAAGGACACCCATTGGCAAGCAGGTAAGAGAATCTTGAGGTATGTGAATGGCACCAAGGGATATGGCATTTTGTATAACGCTGTAACTGATTTTAGGCTGATTGGTTATACATATAGTGATTGGGCACGAAGattggatgataggaagagcacatcgGGCTATGTGTTTCATATGGGTTCGAGTGTAATCTCATGGGCTTCTAAGAAGAAACCCATTATTGCAATATCAACAGTCAAGGCTGA GTCTAAGCAGCAACTAGCAGACATTTTTACCAAACCATTGGGCAGAGGCACTTTTGAGCGCCTAAGGAGAAATCTGGGCATAGTCGATTTGAATTTTGTTTGA